From the Flavobacterium galactosidilyticum genome, one window contains:
- a CDS encoding dipeptidase, protein MENIKSYVQQHKDRFINELIELLKIPSVSADTAYCQDVIDTADAVKSSLEKAGCDNVEICETAGYPIVYGEKIIDPSLPTVLVYGHYDVQPPDPIELWTSPPFEPVIKKTDIHPEGAIFARGACDDKGQMYMHVKAFEYMIQSNTLPCNVKFMIEGEEEVGSVNLKTFVENNVEKLKNDVILISDTGMISNQQPSITTGLRGLSYVEVEVTGPNRDLHSGLYGGAVANPINILAKMIASLHDENNHITIPGFYDNVEELSLEERAEMAKAPFNLENYKKALDLNDVYGEKGYVTNERNSIRPTLDVNGIWGGYTGEGAKTVIASQAFAKISMRLVPNQDWENITELFTKHFMSIAPAGVTVKVKPHHGGQGYVTPIDSIGYKAANMAYTETFGVPAIPVRSGGSIPIVALFEKELNSKTILMGFGLDSDAIHSPNEHFGIFNYLKGIETIPLFYKYFVELSK, encoded by the coding sequence ATGGAAAACATAAAATCGTACGTTCAACAACATAAAGATCGTTTTATAAACGAATTAATTGAATTATTAAAAATCCCATCTGTTAGTGCAGATACTGCTTATTGCCAAGATGTTATCGACACTGCCGATGCGGTAAAATCCAGCTTAGAAAAAGCAGGATGCGATAATGTTGAAATTTGCGAAACCGCAGGTTACCCTATTGTTTATGGTGAAAAAATAATTGACCCAAGCTTACCAACTGTGCTTGTTTACGGTCATTATGACGTGCAACCACCAGACCCTATCGAATTATGGACCTCTCCTCCATTCGAACCAGTGATTAAAAAAACCGATATCCATCCTGAAGGAGCCATTTTCGCTCGTGGTGCTTGCGATGATAAAGGGCAAATGTATATGCATGTTAAAGCGTTCGAATACATGATACAAAGCAACACATTGCCTTGTAATGTTAAGTTCATGATTGAAGGTGAAGAAGAAGTAGGAAGTGTCAACTTGAAAACCTTCGTTGAAAATAATGTGGAGAAATTAAAAAACGACGTGATTTTAATTTCAGATACGGGAATGATTTCTAATCAGCAACCCTCGATTACCACTGGTCTTCGTGGATTAAGCTATGTCGAAGTTGAAGTTACAGGACCTAATCGCGACTTACATTCTGGATTATATGGTGGAGCTGTGGCAAACCCAATCAATATTTTGGCTAAAATGATTGCTTCGCTTCACGATGAAAACAATCATATCACCATTCCTGGTTTTTATGATAATGTAGAGGAATTGTCATTGGAGGAAAGAGCCGAAATGGCCAAAGCACCTTTCAATTTAGAAAACTATAAAAAAGCATTAGACTTAAATGACGTTTATGGGGAAAAAGGCTATGTAACTAACGAAAGAAACTCCATTCGTCCTACACTTGACGTGAACGGAATTTGGGGCGGATATACTGGCGAAGGTGCAAAAACGGTTATTGCAAGCCAAGCTTTTGCTAAAATATCAATGCGTTTAGTTCCCAATCAAGACTGGGAAAACATCACTGAATTATTCACTAAACACTTCATGAGTATTGCTCCTGCAGGCGTTACTGTAAAAGTAAAACCACATCATGGCGGTCAAGGTTATGTAACACCTATTGACAGCATTGGTTACAAAGCGGCAAACATGGCTTATACGGAAACTTTTGGAGTTCCAGCAATTCCTGTTCGTTCTGGAGGAAGTATTCCTATTGTGGCCTTATTCGAAAAAGAACTAAATAGCAAAACGATATTAATGGGATTTGGTCTGGACAGCGACGCTATTCACTCTCCAAACGAACATTTTGGAATATTCAATTACCTAAAAGGAATCGAAACTATTCCTTTGTTTTACAAATATTTTGTGGAATTATCTAAATAA
- a CDS encoding BlaI/MecI/CopY family transcriptional regulator — protein MPQLTNAEEQLMEHLWKLEKAFMKDLLEAYPEPKPKTTTVATLLKRMIDKDFVAYTEYGNSREYYPLVLKTVYFSKHVNGLIKNFFNDSASQFASFFTTETNLSEKELQELKKIVDRAIQNKKK, from the coding sequence ATGCCACAACTCACTAACGCCGAAGAACAATTGATGGAACATCTCTGGAAACTTGAAAAAGCCTTTATGAAAGATTTACTTGAAGCCTATCCAGAACCGAAACCTAAAACGACAACAGTCGCTACCTTACTAAAAAGGATGATTGACAAGGATTTTGTGGCCTATACGGAATATGGAAATTCAAGGGAATATTACCCGCTAGTCTTAAAGACAGTATATTTCTCTAAGCATGTCAACGGATTGATAAAGAATTTCTTTAACGATTCCGCATCACAATTTGCTTCTTTCTTTACCACAGAAACTAATTTGTCAGAGAAAGAATTACAAGAACTCAAAAAAATAGTAGATCGTGCCATCCAAAACAAGAAAAAATGA
- a CDS encoding M56 family metallopeptidase: MIDFLIKSSISLFVLLVIYHLALENEKMHQFNRFYLLFAIAFSLTIPLVTIEVIQELATAVTTQATVAPEEATTRIIKDSVDYWTYSIYTFYILITSILLIRFITNILKLRSKAKSTTRIDYKEAQLVLVKEKTLPYTFLNTIFINEMDYHNRKIEDELYTHELIHVTQKHTLDILFIETLKVLFWFNPVFIFYKKAIQLNHEFLADEKVVQSYNNVPFYQNLLLAKANANPTYYLASNLNYSVTKKRLIMMTKTTSVTRAVLKKSMLIPVVTALLFLLCTKVVAQETNVKKEITPAKPGNLIKTYYDKTTFKIKDEKGKVASEKKYNELTPIEKRAIPSILPKKKELPTNEELLGILSKGAPEVIEIDAYDSKNQFVQKGENEVYNTAGITEKPDFPGGIMEFYKFVGNNFKIPEQPNLKGKVYITFIVEKDGSLSDIKNIRDIGFGTGEEAIRVLKICPKWIPGKMNGVPVRVMYSLPITIQSGKA; encoded by the coding sequence ATGATAGACTTTCTAATCAAATCAAGCATATCATTATTCGTGCTACTTGTAATATACCACTTAGCGCTAGAAAATGAAAAAATGCACCAGTTCAATAGGTTTTACTTATTATTTGCAATAGCTTTTTCACTGACAATCCCACTTGTCACTATTGAAGTTATTCAAGAGTTAGCAACTGCTGTTACAACGCAAGCTACAGTTGCACCAGAGGAAGCAACTACGAGGATTATTAAAGATTCCGTTGATTATTGGACGTACTCAATCTATACATTTTATATTTTAATCACTTCGATATTACTTATTCGCTTTATTACCAACATTTTAAAATTGCGTTCTAAAGCAAAATCAACGACAAGAATTGACTATAAAGAAGCTCAATTAGTTTTAGTAAAAGAAAAAACGCTTCCGTACACTTTTTTGAATACTATTTTCATCAATGAAATGGATTATCATAATAGGAAAATTGAGGATGAATTATATACCCACGAATTAATTCATGTTACCCAAAAACATACGTTAGACATACTATTTATTGAGACTTTGAAAGTTTTATTTTGGTTTAACCCCGTTTTTATTTTTTACAAGAAAGCAATACAACTCAATCATGAATTTCTAGCTGATGAGAAAGTCGTGCAATCCTATAACAACGTTCCGTTTTACCAAAATTTGTTACTAGCAAAGGCAAACGCGAACCCAACCTATTACTTGGCCAGTAATTTAAACTATTCTGTAACTAAAAAAAGATTAATTATGATGACAAAAACTACATCGGTAACAAGAGCCGTATTAAAAAAATCAATGCTAATTCCTGTAGTAACTGCCTTATTGTTTTTATTGTGTACGAAAGTCGTTGCACAAGAAACCAATGTAAAAAAAGAAATTACTCCCGCGAAACCCGGAAATTTAATTAAAACGTATTACGATAAAACTACTTTTAAAATCAAAGATGAAAAAGGAAAGGTTGCCAGCGAAAAAAAATACAATGAACTAACTCCTATAGAAAAGAGAGCTATACCTTCTATCCTTCCCAAGAAAAAAGAATTGCCTACAAACGAGGAACTTCTAGGAATTCTAAGTAAAGGAGCTCCTGAAGTAATTGAAATTGATGCGTACGATTCTAAAAATCAGTTTGTCCAAAAAGGAGAAAATGAAGTCTATAATACTGCTGGAATAACCGAAAAACCAGATTTTCCGGGAGGAATTATGGAATTTTACAAATTTGTTGGCAATAATTTTAAAATTCCAGAACAACCTAACTTAAAAGGAAAAGTATACATCACATTTATAGTAGAAAAAGATGGAAGTTTAAGCGACATAAAAAACATACGAGACATTGGTTTTGGAACCGGTGAAGAAGCCATACGTGTTTTGAAAATATGCCCTAAATGGATCCCCGGAAAAATGAACGGTGTCCCTGTTAGAGTAATGTATAGCTTACCAATAACTATTCAATCTGGAAAGGCATAA
- a CDS encoding DUF4468 domain-containing protein — MKKITVLLLLFGGLINAQESKFTFDNKKGLTDFIVVPVESATASALYKKSVDWIKVTYSDPSKAILSTIENEYIRFMALGDYICFDESNPKAVNLDCYNVKYEIEISFKDGKYKFDIISLQRFETPSQYITGGWKNVLVFTTGITEEELSKILFKKDGTLKKQYITVSKSADYFNSINESLLKYITSSNKEKKDW; from the coding sequence ATGAAAAAAATTACTGTACTCCTTTTGCTTTTTGGGGGATTAATAAATGCTCAAGAATCCAAATTTACTTTTGATAATAAAAAAGGCTTGACTGATTTTATTGTTGTTCCTGTAGAAAGTGCAACAGCTTCAGCACTGTATAAAAAATCTGTAGATTGGATAAAAGTTACTTATTCAGACCCTAGTAAAGCTATACTAAGTACAATTGAAAATGAATATATTAGATTTATGGCTTTAGGAGATTACATTTGTTTTGATGAATCAAACCCAAAAGCAGTTAATTTGGATTGTTATAATGTAAAATATGAAATTGAAATATCTTTCAAAGATGGAAAATACAAATTTGATATTATATCATTACAACGATTTGAAACACCGAGCCAATATATTACAGGCGGTTGGAAAAATGTTCTTGTTTTCACAACAGGGATAACTGAAGAAGAATTGTCTAAAATACTATTTAAAAAAGACGGTACTCTAAAAAAACAATATATAACAGTATCAAAATCAGCGGACTATTTCAATAGTATAAATGAATCTTTATTAAAATATATTACATCTAGCAATAAAGAAAAAAAAGATTGGTAA
- a CDS encoding saccharopine dehydrogenase family protein has product MRTILIIGAGRSASSLIQYLLDKSEKENLHLVIGDLSLALAQKKTNNHPNATPIGLDIFDENQRRKAIQMADIVVSMLPAHLHIEVARDCIVYKKHLVTASYVSDAMQELDAAAKENNLIFMNEIGLDPGIDHMSAMKVIDEIKDKGGKMLLFESFCGGLVAPESDTNLWNYKFTWAPRNVVLAGQGGAAKFIQEGTYKYIPYCNLFRRTEFLDVEGYGRFEGYSNRDSLKYRSVYGLDDVLTLYRGTIRKVGFSKAWNMFVQLGMTDDSYLMEDSENMSYREFVNSFLPYHPTDSVEIKTRLILKIDQDDIMWDKLLELDLFNRNKIVGLKNATPAQMLEKILSDSWTLQPDDKDMIVMYHKFGYEDNGEKKQIDSKMVCIGEDQTYTAMAKTVGLPVAMATLLILNGKITTPGVQLPILKEVYLPILKELEEYGVVFKEQEMPYLGYNPDKVFN; this is encoded by the coding sequence ATGAGAACAATCCTTATCATTGGGGCAGGAAGATCAGCTTCATCATTGATCCAATATCTTTTGGACAAATCAGAAAAAGAGAACTTGCATCTTGTAATAGGTGATTTATCATTAGCATTAGCTCAAAAGAAAACCAATAATCATCCCAATGCCACACCAATTGGACTGGATATTTTTGATGAAAATCAGAGGCGAAAAGCGATTCAAATGGCTGATATTGTTGTTTCAATGTTGCCTGCTCATTTGCACATTGAGGTAGCTAGAGATTGCATTGTTTATAAAAAGCATTTGGTTACCGCTTCCTATGTTAGTGATGCTATGCAAGAATTAGATGCTGCTGCCAAAGAGAATAATCTTATTTTCATGAATGAAATTGGGCTTGATCCAGGGATTGATCATATGAGCGCCATGAAAGTAATTGATGAAATAAAAGATAAGGGAGGCAAAATGTTGCTTTTTGAATCTTTTTGTGGTGGACTTGTCGCTCCCGAATCAGATACTAATCTTTGGAATTACAAATTTACTTGGGCGCCTCGTAATGTCGTTTTAGCTGGGCAAGGTGGCGCTGCCAAATTTATTCAAGAAGGTACTTATAAATATATTCCGTATTGTAATTTATTTCGTAGGACTGAATTTTTGGATGTGGAGGGATACGGTAGATTTGAAGGGTATTCCAATAGAGACTCTTTAAAATACCGTTCTGTTTATGGTTTAGATGATGTACTTACTTTATATAGAGGTACGATTCGGAAAGTAGGATTTTCTAAAGCGTGGAATATGTTTGTTCAACTAGGTATGACGGATGATAGTTATCTTATGGAAGATTCTGAAAATATGAGTTATAGAGAATTTGTAAATTCTTTTTTACCTTATCATCCCACGGATTCAGTAGAAATTAAAACGCGTTTGATTTTAAAAATTGACCAAGATGATATCATGTGGGACAAACTATTAGAATTGGACTTATTCAATCGCAATAAAATTGTAGGCTTGAAAAATGCTACACCTGCGCAAATGCTTGAAAAAATATTAAGTGATAGTTGGACGTTGCAGCCTGATGATAAAGATATGATTGTGATGTATCACAAATTTGGTTACGAAGATAATGGCGAAAAGAAGCAGATCGATTCTAAAATGGTTTGTATAGGCGAGGACCAAACATATACTGCAATGGCTAAAACGGTTGGTTTGCCAGTTGCGATGGCAACTTTACTAATCCTTAATGGTAAGATTACAACTCCAGGAGTGCAACTTCCTATTCTGAAAGAAGTGTATTTGCCTATTCTGAAAGAACTTGAGGAGTATGGAGTTGTTTTTAAGGAGCAAGAAATGCCTTATTTAGGATACAATCCGGATAAAGTATTCAACTAG
- a CDS encoding DUF423 domain-containing protein: MDKKIITTAAVFGMIAIILGAFGAHALKNVLSIDQLVTFETGVKYQMYHALFLLFIGTITDLTQKKKKQIYYLTLSGVVLFSGSIYLLATNHLTPFDFKTIGFVTPIGGLLLIIAWGALFLNYFNKKSQN; encoded by the coding sequence ATGGACAAGAAAATAATTACTACAGCAGCTGTTTTTGGAATGATCGCAATAATATTAGGTGCTTTTGGCGCACATGCTCTAAAAAATGTATTATCAATAGACCAACTCGTCACTTTTGAAACAGGTGTCAAATATCAAATGTATCATGCACTGTTTTTACTGTTCATTGGAACAATAACGGATCTCACGCAAAAAAAGAAGAAACAAATTTATTACTTGACTCTTTCTGGTGTTGTTCTATTCTCAGGATCTATCTATTTACTGGCAACAAATCATCTTACTCCTTTTGATTTTAAAACAATTGGTTTTGTAACTCCTATAGGCGGACTCCTATTAATTATAGCTTGGGGAGCATTATTTTTGAATTATTTTAACAAAAAATCACAAAACTAA
- a CDS encoding DUF3127 domain-containing protein has product MTIDIQCKIIEIGATTPTTVEGVNKRTIVIATDEVYPTQLPIDFLKDKCELLERFAVGDFVTIGANIKGGKKGISRYVNLNGWKIFKTK; this is encoded by the coding sequence ATGACAATAGACATACAATGTAAGATTATCGAAATAGGAGCAACAACACCCACAACAGTCGAGGGCGTGAACAAAAGAACAATAGTAATTGCAACCGATGAGGTTTACCCAACCCAGTTACCTATCGACTTTCTTAAAGATAAATGCGAGTTGCTGGAGCGTTTTGCCGTGGGGGATTTTGTAACGATTGGCGCAAACATCAAAGGAGGTAAAAAAGGTATTTCAAGATATGTAAACCTCAACGGTTGGAAAATATTTAAAACAAAGTAA
- a CDS encoding helix-turn-helix domain-containing protein, with protein MDISEETFIINLGVHVRQLREKKNLSQQDLANDCNIPKSQIARIERAKINTTVRTLIKIANALEIEPKDLLNFSIKQ; from the coding sequence ATGGATATTTCAGAAGAAACTTTTATTATAAATCTTGGGGTTCACGTTAGGCAGTTACGTGAAAAGAAAAACCTATCTCAACAAGATTTAGCAAATGACTGTAATATTCCTAAATCTCAAATTGCTAGAATAGAGAGAGCAAAAATAAATACAACTGTTCGTACTCTAATAAAGATTGCTAACGCTTTAGAGATTGAACCAAAAGATTTATTAAATTTTTCAATAAAACAATAA